A genome region from Proteus vulgaris includes the following:
- the rpsR gene encoding 30S ribosomal protein S18, translating into MARYFRRRKFCRFTAEGVQEIDYKDIATLKNYITESGKIVPSRITGTRAKYQRQLARAIKRARYLSLLPYTDRHQ; encoded by the coding sequence ATGGCACGTTATTTCCGTCGTCGTAAGTTCTGCCGTTTCACAGCAGAAGGCGTACAAGAGATCGATTATAAAGATATCGCTACGCTGAAAAACTATATCACTGAAAGTGGTAAAATTGTACCAAGTCGTATCACCGGTACTCGTGCAAAATACCAGCGTCAGCTGGCTCGTGCTATCAAGCGCGCACGCTACCTGTCTTTATTACCTTATACTGATCGTCATCAGTAA
- the rplI gene encoding 50S ribosomal protein L9 produces MQIILLDKVANLGSLGDQVNVKSGYARNYLIPQGKAVSATKKNIEFFEARRAELEAKLAETLAAAEARAAKINALGSVTISSKAGDEGKLFGSIGTRDIADAVTAAGVEMCKSEVRLPNGVLRTTGDHEVHFQVHSDVFAELNVIIVAE; encoded by the coding sequence ATGCAAATTATTCTGCTTGATAAAGTAGCGAATCTGGGTAGCCTGGGTGATCAGGTTAACGTAAAATCGGGCTATGCTCGTAACTATTTAATCCCACAGGGTAAAGCTGTTTCTGCGACTAAGAAAAACATCGAGTTTTTCGAAGCGCGTCGTGCTGAGTTAGAAGCTAAATTAGCTGAAACTTTAGCAGCAGCTGAAGCTCGTGCAGCGAAGATCAATGCACTGGGTTCTGTCACTATCAGCTCTAAAGCGGGTGACGAAGGTAAACTGTTTGGTTCAATCGGTACTCGTGACATCGCTGATGCAGTAACTGCTGCTGGCGTTGAAATGTGTAAGAGCGAAGTTCGCCTACCAAATGGCGTTCTGCGTACTACTGGTGACCACGAAGTTCACTTCCAAGTTCACAGTGACGTATTCGCTGAACTGAATGTTATCATCGTTGCTGAATAA